TACTATTATGCGCAGTATTTATTACAGTACATGCGCAACAAATCTCAAAAGCCATAAACGTTACTAAAACGCCGCCTAAGGTAATTTTCAAACAATTGATCAATACAGAGGATCTAAAAAACCAGGAAGTCACGGTAGTAGTCGTAACAATTGCTCCGGGAGAGGTTTCAAGCCCGCATATACATCCGATCCCTACAGTTGGTTATGTATTGGAAGGAGAAGTAGAAATGAATTTTAATGGTAAAACCCATCGTTTTAAAAAAGGGGAAGCTTTCTATGAAGTTCCCAATGAAACGCATAAAGGAACAAAAAACCTGAGTGCAACAAAAGATGCCAAACTACTGGTATATTTTATCGGCACTAAAGGAAAACCATTTATAGCACCCGCCCGTTAATAATGGCAGCGGCCAAATTATTTTTATCTGGTAATCTGTGCAAGGATATTAACCGCTCCTTCCATCTCCTGCTCAGTTAAAGACGCAAATCCAAAACGCAGGCTGTTGTCATTGAGATCGCCTGCTTTTTGAAAAGTTGTCCCAATCAATAAGAGGCCATTGTGCGCAGCATCAGCAAGCACCTTTCTAACCGGATATTTAGCTTTAAACCGAAGCCAGATAGCCATGCCTCCTTGTGGTTTAGTAAATTCTACAGCATGGCTTAGTTTTCTGGTTAACAAATCACAAATCAGATCGCATCGCTGTGCATACAATTTGTTAGATTTACTGATATGCCGGGTCAGGTCGCCATTGATGATCATCTGCGCAAGCATATATTCCATAAAAGTATCGCCCCTGAGGTCAATAAGCCGCCGCAAGTAAATGGCTTTCTTTACAATATCAGGGGCTGCGATCAAATATCCGACTCTTACAGAGGGTGCAATTAATTTAGTAAACGATCCGATATAAATAATTTTGCCATTGTGGCTGGCACTAGCCAGGGGAAGTATGGGGCTCTTCTTATAATGAAAGTCATAATCGTAGTCGTCCTCTATAACAAAGAAATCATATTGTTCAATCAATTCGAGTAATCTCAGTCTTCGGTTAGCGGACATCGTTACTGTGGTTGGGTGATGGTGATGCGGAACAATATATAAAAGCTTAACAGCCTGTTTTTGTAGAACAATTTCTAAATGATCCACATCAATTCCGTCCTGGTCTACAGGAATGGTAATGATATTCGCTCCGGTATTGGCCATGATCTCTGTGGCAAATAAATAATTAGGATCACTAACAACCACGTTATCTCCGGGTTTCAAAAGTACCGTTGCAGCAATATAAATAGCCATTTGCGCACCACGCGTAATTAAAATATCTGTTTTACTAATATTAAGTCCACGTGTTTGGTTCAGAAAAACGCTCGTTGATTCCCTAAGCAGCTCTAAGC
The sequence above is drawn from the Pedobacter cryoconitis genome and encodes:
- a CDS encoding cupin domain-containing protein, whose product is MKKVTLITLLLCAVFITVHAQQISKAINVTKTPPKVIFKQLINTEDLKNQEVTVVVVTIAPGEVSSPHIHPIPTVGYVLEGEVEMNFNGKTHRFKKGEAFYEVPNETHKGTKNLSATKDAKLLVYFIGTKGKPFIAPAR
- a CDS encoding PLP-dependent aminotransferase family protein — encoded protein: MLPFQNLIIPDRNKRFPIYKQITSRLISLIQEGTIQPGTYFPGTRQMAELLNVNRKTVVNAYEELLSQEWIEAIPRKGYRVIPVLPVIKPRSFQPKNHFIPAASESKVSHAIPEVRTLTTEDIVVNDGFPDAELAPFKEIGELYRDPERSKIIKRLMAMRDEGGLELLRESTSVFLNQTRGLNISKTDILITRGAQMAIYIAATVLLKPGDNVVVSDPNYLFATEIMANTGANIITIPVDQDGIDVDHLEIVLQKQAVKLLYIVPHHHHPTTVTMSANRRLRLLELIEQYDFFVIEDDYDYDFHYKKSPILPLASASHNGKIIYIGSFTKLIAPSVRVGYLIAAPDIVKKAIYLRRLIDLRGDTFMEYMLAQMIINGDLTRHISKSNKLYAQRCDLICDLLTRKLSHAVEFTKPQGGMAIWLRFKAKYPVRKVLADAAHNGLLLIGTTFQKAGDLNDNSLRFGFASLTEQEMEGAVNILAQITR